The Planctomycetaceae bacterium nucleotide sequence CTCTGCAGCCCTTTGTCGACGCGATTGTTCTGCAGCAGCATCTTGGCTAAATCCAACGCGCTTTGGGCTTCGGAGGCGGTGGGGCGGGTGGTGGCGGCAGGGGGTTCGACCGGGGGCAGGTCGCCGGTGTCGGCCGGGGCGGGCGCCGGCGCCGCGGGCATCAGGGTGAATCGCTTGCCTTTGTCCTCGGCATCGGCCGTGGCTCTGCCGTCGACGGAGGGGACTTTCCATTCCAGCTCGGGCATGGAGAGTTTGGCGGCGTCGGCTTTGGCCTTGGCGGCGTTGTCGCGCGCTTTGGCGACCGTCCGGACGGCTTCATTGACCTTGTTGGTCGCCTGGCCGATCTGACCGTTGAGGGTGTTGATGCCGTTCTTGGTGTTGTTGATCCTGGCTTCGAGGTCTCTTTTGTAGTTACCGCTTCCGCCGGAGCGGTTCATCAGGTCGAGGTGGGTCTGGTTTTTCTTGTTCTCTTCGGTCCACTCGGCGACGCGCTGGCGGGCGTTGCGGACGAAGATGGTGCCGTTGCGGATGACGGTCAGGGCCTCTTTCTCCTGCTTATCGGCCTCGTCGACGGCAGCAGTGCTCTTCTTCATCGCGTCGTTGTAGGTCTTCATCTTGCTTCGGGCGGCTTTGTACGCCCCGCTGTAGGCGCCCGCGCTGGTCCAGGCTTTTTCATTCTCCTTGAACATCCCGGCGGCTTTGGCCGACAGCGACGCGGTGTGCTTGAGTTCGTCGGACCAGCCCATGAGCTGTCCGAGGTTGCTCAGGGCCGACGCGTCGTTGTTCAGCAGCGCCGCCGCCCGCACCGCCGGATCGATCGCCAGAGCGAACTTGCCCTCCCTGGCCAGATAGTACGCCATCGTCGCCCAGGCCGTTCCGTCGCCGCTGTCCAGGCGGACGACCTCGTACGCGCCGTGGTATGCCACACGCGGGTAACCCAGCGTGAGCATCTTGCGCATGTAGGCGCGGCACAGGTCGAGGTTGTTCCGGTCGAGGGTGCGCCCGCGCATGAACAACCCTGCCGCTTCGCCGGGTTGGTCGGTCGCCTTGAGCTGGGTGATGATCGCCTGGACCTCGGGCGCGGTGACTTTAGGCGCCGCCGCGGCAGGACCGCTGGCAGGTCGGCTCGTCGCCGGCGACGGCGCTGCACCGGCCGCGGCCGCGATGACGACCGCCCATGCCGCCAGACTTGTCGAGATCATGATCGTTTCCTTTCGCCCCCGCCCGGGGCGGCGCTTGTTGCAGCAGCCGCCTTTGCTGTAGGATAGGTCAAACGCCATGATAAGGACAGGCCCCACATGATTCAAGACCACCCTGACGACCGAGGCTACATCGGCGCCTTCGGCGGGCAGTTCGTGCCCGAGACGCTCATCAAGGCCGTACGCCAACTCGAAGAGCAGTTCAACGGCGCCATGGCCGACGCGACCTTTACCGCGGAACTGGACCGCTGTCTGCGCCAGATCGCCGGGCGACCCAGCGAGTTGTACTTCTGCCGCCGCCTCAGCGAGCAACTCGGCGGGGCGAGAATCTACCTCAAGCGCGAGGACATGAACCACACCGGCGCGCACAAGATCAACAACACCCTCGGCCAGGGGCTGCTGACGCTGCGGATGGGCAAGAAACGCGTCATCGCCGAGACCGGCGCCGGACAGCACGGCGTGGCGACCGCCACGGCCGCGGCGGTGTTCGGCCTGGCCTGCGACGTGTACATGGGCACCGAGGACATCCGCCGCCAGGCGCTGAACGTCTTTCGCATGGAGCTTATGGGCGCGCGGGTCGTGCCCGTCGACTCCGGCCAGCGCACGCTCAAGGACGCCACCAACGCCGCGATGCGCGACTGGATGTCCAGCGTCGAGGACACCCACTACATCATCGGCTCGGTCGTGGGCCCGCACCCGTTCCCGGTGATGGTCCGCGAGTTTCAGAGCTGCATCGGGCGCGAGGCACGGCGGCAGATGCTTGAGATGGAAGGCCGCCTGCCCGACGCCGTGGTCGCCTGCGTCGGCGGCGGGTCCAACGCCGCGGGCATCTTCGCCCCCATGATCAACGACGCGCAGGTGGCGATGGTGGGCGTCGAAGCCGGCGGGCGCGGGCCCAACCTCGGCGACCACGCCGCCAGCCTCGGCGCCGGAAAGCCCGGCGTGCTGCACGGCTCGCTCAGCTATGTGCTGCAGGACCCCGACGGGCAGACGGCGCCTGTCCACAGCATCTCGGCTGGCCTGGACTATCCCGGCGTGGGACCCGAGCACTCGTACTGGAAAGAAATCGGGCGAGTCGAGTACGTCTCCGTTCGCGACGACGAAGCCCTGGACGCCGTGGTGGCCCTGGCCCGCAGCGAGGGCATCATCC carries:
- the trpB gene encoding tryptophan synthase subunit beta — protein: MIQDHPDDRGYIGAFGGQFVPETLIKAVRQLEEQFNGAMADATFTAELDRCLRQIAGRPSELYFCRRLSEQLGGARIYLKREDMNHTGAHKINNTLGQGLLTLRMGKKRVIAETGAGQHGVATATAAAVFGLACDVYMGTEDIRRQALNVFRMELMGARVVPVDSGQRTLKDATNAAMRDWMSSVEDTHYIIGSVVGPHPFPVMVREFQSCIGREARRQMLEMEGRLPDAVVACVGGGSNAAGIFAPMINDAQVAMVGVEAGGRGPNLGDHAASLGAGKPGVLHGSLSYVLQDPDGQTAPVHSISAGLDYPGVGPEHSYWKEIGRVEYVSVRDDEALDAVVALARSEGIIPALESAHAVAHAVKMAPKMGKDKILLVNLSGRGDKDCNEIAEILKQRGGEGRHRDAEGQR